One genomic window of Prochlorococcus marinus str. NATL2A includes the following:
- a CDS encoding GuaB3 family IMP dehydrogenase-related protein, translating to MNIQLGRTKIVRRAYGIDEIALVPGRRTVDPGITKTNWKIGGIERDIPIIASAMDGVVDVNMAVALSKLGALGVLNLEGVQTRYEDPKEVLTKIQSIGKEEFVPLMQEIYNKPIKEKLILKRIQEIKDSGGIAAVSGTPLAAIKYKNLVKDSGADLFFLQATVVSTEHLGKEGSQNLDLYDLCKNIGIPVAVGNCVTYEVSLKLMKAGAAAVMVGIGPGAACTSRGVLGVGIPQATAISDCAAARDDFQKESGKYVPIIADGGIITGGDICKCIACGADSVMIGSPIARSHEAPGKGFHWGMATPSPVLPRGTRIQVGTTGSLKSILCGPAILDDGTHNLLGAIKTSMGTLGATNIKEMQNVEVVIAPSLLTEGKVYQKAQQLGMGK from the coding sequence GTGAATATTCAACTAGGACGCACCAAAATTGTTCGAAGAGCCTACGGGATTGATGAAATTGCATTGGTTCCGGGAAGAAGAACAGTTGACCCTGGCATCACAAAAACCAATTGGAAAATCGGTGGGATTGAAAGGGATATTCCCATAATCGCAAGCGCGATGGATGGTGTCGTAGATGTAAACATGGCCGTAGCCCTGTCAAAATTAGGAGCCCTAGGTGTTTTAAATCTAGAAGGCGTACAAACTAGATATGAAGATCCAAAAGAAGTTCTAACTAAAATCCAATCAATTGGGAAAGAGGAATTTGTTCCCCTAATGCAAGAAATCTATAATAAGCCGATCAAAGAAAAATTAATTTTAAAAAGAATTCAAGAAATCAAAGATAGTGGGGGTATTGCTGCTGTAAGCGGGACCCCATTAGCAGCAATTAAATATAAAAATTTAGTCAAAGACTCAGGTGCAGACTTATTTTTCCTTCAGGCGACTGTAGTTTCAACAGAACATCTAGGTAAAGAGGGTAGTCAAAATCTTGATCTTTATGATCTTTGCAAAAACATTGGCATACCGGTTGCTGTGGGTAATTGCGTTACTTATGAAGTCTCTTTAAAGCTTATGAAAGCAGGCGCTGCCGCAGTGATGGTTGGTATTGGACCTGGAGCCGCATGCACCTCCAGAGGAGTATTAGGAGTTGGAATTCCTCAAGCAACTGCTATTTCTGATTGCGCTGCTGCAAGGGATGATTTTCAAAAAGAAAGTGGGAAATATGTCCCAATTATTGCTGATGGAGGAATTATCACTGGTGGGGATATTTGCAAATGCATAGCATGTGGTGCTGATTCAGTGATGATTGGTTCCCCTATCGCAAGATCTCATGAGGCTCCAGGTAAAGGTTTTCATTGGGGTATGGCAACACCAAGTCCTGTTCTACCAAGAGGTACAAGGATTCAAGTTGGAACAACCGGTAGTTTAAAAAGTATTCTTTGTGGACCAGCAATTCTTGATGATGGAACCCACAATTTGTTAGGAGCAATAAAAACCTCAATGGGAACTCTAGGCGCGACTAATATCAAGGAAATGCAAAATGTTGAGGTAGTTATCGCACCTTCTTTGTTAACAGAAGGAAAGGTTTACCAAAAGGCGCAACAGCTTGGAATGGGAAAATAA
- a CDS encoding glycoside hydrolase family 57 protein, producing the protein MTKGNLAIVLHAHLPYVRAEEPGSLEEDWFFQALAECYLPLLETLENASRSKDQAPKITIGLSPTLLSLLGDEVLKNRFEEWVTIRLEVLNTLDTDCVKAVLHLKGHLKRQLESWKICQGDLIGRFKTLQTLEVIDILTCAATHGYLPLLRENPEAVRAQLKTAVTEHKRLFMSAPLGIWLPECAYYEGLDELMAESGLRYAVLDGHGLLNADPRPRYGLYAPICTRKGVAFFGRDSESTLPVWSARDGYPGNPSYREFHRDLGWDLSIENLKKIGINGKRPLGIKLFKITSQNTSLENKQEYDPEVANESVEKDADNYLKERKKQLIKLEKSMQIEPLLIAPFDAELFGHWWFEGPKFLSHLFIKSKKEGIKLITLKESLKLTPKIQLCNPSPSSWGQGGFHNYWLNKSNAWIVNEWSKAGRAMVTICSDSLIKESNIKIINQAGRELLLCQSSDWSFIIKAGTTTELARERINLHLKRFWMLINTIKNNKLINEKILEEIEKEDCLFPLISFIDWEKKS; encoded by the coding sequence ATGACTAAAGGCAATCTCGCCATAGTCCTGCATGCCCATCTACCTTACGTGAGAGCAGAAGAACCTGGTTCATTGGAGGAAGACTGGTTCTTTCAAGCTTTAGCGGAATGTTATTTACCACTTTTAGAAACACTTGAAAATGCCTCTAGATCAAAAGATCAAGCACCAAAAATCACAATAGGATTATCTCCTACTTTGCTTTCGCTTTTGGGAGATGAAGTTTTAAAAAATCGATTTGAAGAATGGGTGACTATTAGATTAGAAGTTCTTAATACATTAGATACAGACTGCGTAAAAGCAGTCCTACATCTTAAAGGCCACTTAAAACGCCAACTAGAAAGCTGGAAGATTTGTCAAGGAGACCTAATAGGAAGATTTAAAACATTACAAACATTGGAGGTGATTGATATTCTTACTTGTGCAGCCACTCATGGATATCTTCCTCTTTTAAGAGAAAATCCTGAGGCTGTAAGGGCTCAATTAAAAACAGCAGTAACTGAACATAAGCGTCTTTTCATGAGCGCGCCATTGGGTATTTGGTTGCCTGAATGTGCCTATTATGAAGGCTTGGATGAATTAATGGCTGAATCAGGATTGAGATATGCAGTCCTTGATGGTCATGGCTTGTTGAATGCAGATCCAAGGCCAAGATATGGTCTGTATGCTCCTATTTGTACAAGAAAGGGAGTAGCTTTTTTTGGCAGAGATAGTGAATCAACTCTTCCAGTATGGTCAGCAAGGGACGGCTATCCTGGCAATCCAAGCTACAGAGAATTTCATAGGGACTTGGGCTGGGATTTATCAATAGAGAACCTAAAAAAGATAGGAATTAATGGGAAAAGGCCCTTAGGAATCAAATTATTTAAGATTACCTCTCAAAATACATCTTTAGAAAATAAACAAGAGTATGACCCAGAGGTGGCAAATGAGAGTGTTGAAAAAGATGCAGATAATTATTTAAAGGAAAGGAAAAAACAACTTATAAAGCTTGAAAAATCAATGCAAATAGAGCCATTATTAATCGCTCCTTTTGATGCAGAACTTTTTGGTCATTGGTGGTTTGAAGGCCCGAAATTCCTATCCCATTTATTTATCAAATCAAAAAAAGAGGGTATTAAATTAATTACTTTAAAAGAGTCTCTTAAATTGACACCCAAAATCCAATTATGCAATCCTTCTCCATCTAGTTGGGGACAAGGTGGTTTTCATAATTATTGGTTAAACAAATCAAATGCATGGATTGTTAATGAATGGAGCAAAGCTGGAAGAGCAATGGTAACTATTTGTTCAGATAGTTTAATAAAAGAATCAAATATCAAAATTATTAATCAAGCTGGAAGAGAACTTTTACTATGTCAGTCTTCAGACTGGAGTTTCATTATTAAGGCAGGAACTACTACCGAGCTGGCAAGAGAAAGAATAAATTTGCATCTAAAAAGATTTTGGATGTTAATAAATACAATAAAAAATAATAAACTTATCAATGAAAAGATTCTAGAGGAAATAGAAAAAGAGGATTGTCTATTTCCTTTAATTTCTTTTATTGATTGGGAAAAGAAAAGCTAA
- a CDS encoding 2-isopropylmalate synthase — protein sequence MAKDPGRVLIFDTTLRDGEQSPGASLNLEEKLAIAQQLARLGVDVIEAGFPFASPGDFAAVQKIAENVGGEEGPIICGLSRASKPDIKACANAIAPAPKKRIHTFIATSDIHLEHKLRKSRKEVLDIVPDMVGYAKSFVDDVEFSCEDAARSDLDFLYEVIELAISSGANTINIPDTVGYITPSEFGDLILNINKNVPNINEAVLSVHGHNDLGLAVANFLEAVKNGARQLECTINGIGERAGNAALEELIMALHVRRSYFNPFFGRPPESPTPLTAVRTEEITKSSRLVSNLTGMVVQPNKAIVGANAFAHESGIHQDGVLKNRLTYEIIDAKTVGLSDNKISLGKLSGRSAVRARLEDLGYDLNREDLNDAFARFKDLADRKREITDRDLEAIVSEQVQLPEALFQLKLVQVSCGTSLMPTATVTVVGEDGEEKTAVSLGTGPVDAVVRALDSLTEEPNELIEFSVKSVTEGIDALGEVTIRIRRDGNLFSGHSADTDVVVAAAQAYINALNRLVAAHGRKSIHPQHDLAKVEKKGI from the coding sequence ATGGCCAAAGATCCGGGCCGAGTTTTAATTTTTGACACCACCTTAAGAGATGGAGAGCAATCTCCTGGAGCTAGTCTTAATTTAGAAGAAAAGTTAGCTATTGCTCAACAATTAGCAAGATTAGGAGTTGATGTAATTGAGGCAGGATTCCCTTTCGCTAGTCCTGGGGATTTCGCTGCAGTTCAGAAAATAGCTGAGAATGTAGGAGGCGAAGAAGGACCTATCATTTGCGGACTTTCAAGAGCCTCAAAACCTGATATCAAAGCTTGTGCCAATGCGATTGCTCCAGCCCCAAAAAAAAGGATTCATACCTTCATTGCAACCAGTGATATTCATCTTGAACATAAATTAAGGAAATCCAGAAAAGAAGTACTTGATATCGTTCCAGATATGGTTGGCTATGCTAAAAGTTTTGTAGATGACGTTGAATTTTCCTGTGAAGATGCCGCAAGAAGTGATTTAGATTTTCTGTATGAAGTAATAGAACTAGCCATATCCTCAGGGGCTAATACAATAAATATTCCAGATACAGTTGGTTATATAACCCCTTCTGAATTTGGAGATTTGATATTAAATATCAACAAAAATGTTCCAAATATCAATGAGGCAGTTCTTTCAGTTCATGGTCACAACGACTTAGGACTTGCTGTTGCAAACTTCCTTGAAGCTGTAAAGAATGGAGCGAGACAACTTGAATGCACCATTAATGGAATAGGAGAGAGAGCAGGTAATGCTGCTTTAGAAGAATTAATTATGGCGCTTCATGTAAGAAGATCATATTTTAATCCGTTTTTTGGTAGGCCTCCTGAATCCCCTACTCCTTTGACAGCAGTTAGAACAGAGGAGATAACTAAGTCTTCTCGCTTGGTTTCAAATTTGACTGGGATGGTCGTACAACCGAACAAAGCAATTGTTGGGGCAAACGCTTTTGCGCATGAATCTGGAATACACCAAGATGGAGTATTGAAAAATAGGCTTACATATGAAATTATCGATGCAAAAACAGTAGGGTTGTCTGACAATAAGATTTCTTTGGGGAAATTAAGTGGTAGGAGTGCTGTTCGAGCAAGACTAGAGGACCTTGGATATGATTTAAACAGAGAAGATCTTAATGACGCTTTCGCTAGATTTAAAGATTTAGCCGATAGAAAAAGAGAGATAACAGATCGTGATCTAGAGGCCATTGTTAGTGAACAAGTTCAGCTTCCAGAAGCATTGTTCCAATTGAAATTGGTCCAAGTAAGCTGTGGAACTTCTCTAATGCCAACTGCAACAGTAACTGTTGTTGGAGAAGATGGAGAGGAGAAGACCGCCGTCTCTCTTGGAACAGGTCCTGTTGATGCAGTAGTCCGAGCATTGGATTCCCTAACTGAAGAACCTAATGAATTGATTGAATTCTCAGTAAAGTCAGTTACAGAGGGGATAGATGCTCTGGGTGAAGTTACTATTAGAATAAGAAGAGATGGAAATCTCTTTTCTGGCCATTCTGCAGATACTGACGTTGTTGTTGCCGCTGCTCAAGCATACATAAATGCCCTTAATAGATTAGTAGCTGCTCATGGAAGGAAATCCATTCATCCACAACATGATTTGGCTAAGGTAGAAAAAAAAGGGATTTGA
- the gyrA gene encoding DNA gyrase subunit A yields MADPLGPNSTGPGESDDRIIQTDLRNEMSRSYLEYAMSVIVGRALPDSRDGLKPVHRRILYAMYELGLTSDRPYRKCARVVGEVLGKFHPHGDTAVYDALVRMAQDFSMQMPLIDGHGNFGSVDNDPPAAMRYTESRLQSLTTDSLLEDIESETVDFADNFDGSVQEPTVLPARIPQLLLNGSSGIAVGMATNIPPHNLVELIDGLMALISNPELEEIDLMNIIKGPDFPTGGQILGRSGIKETYLSGRGSITMRGVAEIETIENPGRPDRDAVIITELPYQTNKAGLIERIADMVNDKKLEGIADIRDESDRDGMRIVVELRRDSYPQVVLNNLFKLTPLQTNFSANMLALVNGEPVILSLRKMLQVFLDFRVETIEKRTKYLLKKAESRDHILLGLLLALDQLDEIISLIRSASDSTTAKNKLQELHGLTDIQSDAILQMQLRRLTALEADKIRLEHEDLVKKITDLKDILNKKERVFEITKIELNEIKEKYNTQRRTEILDLGGGLEDIDLIANERSVVLLTETGYLKRMPVNEFEATSRGTRGKAGTRSQGEEEVKKFISCNDHDSLLLFSDRGISYALPAYRVPQCSRTAKGTPIVQLLPIPREEAITSLLSVSSFDDENYLLMLTRGGYIKRTPLSAFSKIRANGLIAIGLEDGDALTWVRLAESGDSVLIGSKNGMTIHFRLNDSELRPLGRSARGVKSMNLKSGDSLVSMDVLSTELADHVDKSEEDELHSESSESEGPWVLVASASGLGKRVPMTQFRLQKRAGMGLRAIKFRKDGDELVGLRVLGKGEELLLVSERGVIVRTSADKISQQSRAATGVRIQKLDNGDKLSEVVLVPPEQINDDDENQSSSTKESINTDPTSKN; encoded by the coding sequence ATGGCTGATCCATTGGGACCTAATAGTACTGGTCCTGGGGAATCCGACGATCGGATCATTCAGACAGACTTAAGAAACGAAATGTCGCGTTCCTATTTGGAATACGCGATGAGTGTGATTGTTGGGAGAGCTTTACCTGATTCAAGAGATGGACTTAAACCAGTTCACAGAAGGATTCTCTATGCGATGTATGAACTTGGACTTACTAGCGATAGACCTTACCGGAAATGCGCACGTGTGGTTGGAGAAGTTTTAGGTAAATTCCATCCTCATGGTGATACCGCCGTTTATGACGCCTTGGTCCGAATGGCGCAAGATTTTTCCATGCAGATGCCTTTAATAGATGGGCATGGGAATTTTGGATCTGTTGATAATGATCCTCCTGCCGCAATGAGATATACAGAATCCAGATTACAATCTTTGACTACAGACAGCTTGCTTGAAGATATTGAATCTGAAACAGTTGATTTCGCCGATAACTTTGATGGATCAGTACAAGAACCAACAGTATTACCGGCAAGAATTCCACAATTGCTTTTAAATGGTTCTTCTGGAATAGCTGTAGGTATGGCAACTAACATACCTCCACATAATTTGGTCGAATTGATTGATGGATTGATGGCTTTAATTTCTAATCCTGAGTTAGAAGAAATAGATTTGATGAATATAATTAAAGGTCCAGATTTTCCGACCGGTGGTCAGATCCTTGGCAGGAGTGGAATTAAGGAAACATATCTTTCTGGGAGAGGTTCAATCACTATGCGTGGAGTGGCTGAAATAGAAACAATTGAAAATCCAGGGAGACCTGATAGGGACGCAGTGATAATTACTGAACTTCCTTATCAAACAAATAAAGCAGGATTAATTGAAAGAATCGCTGATATGGTGAACGATAAAAAACTTGAAGGTATTGCAGACATTAGAGATGAAAGTGATAGAGATGGTATGAGAATTGTTGTTGAATTAAGAAGAGATTCATATCCTCAGGTTGTTTTAAATAATTTATTTAAACTTACTCCTTTACAGACTAATTTTAGTGCAAATATGCTTGCATTAGTTAATGGTGAGCCTGTTATATTGTCACTTAGAAAGATGTTGCAGGTATTTTTAGATTTTAGAGTAGAAACTATTGAGAAAAGAACAAAATATCTTTTAAAGAAGGCGGAGAGTAGAGATCATATATTATTAGGATTATTATTAGCTTTAGATCAGCTAGATGAAATAATTAGTCTTATCAGATCAGCATCAGATTCGACTACAGCAAAAAATAAATTACAAGAACTTCATGGCTTAACAGATATTCAGTCTGATGCTATTTTGCAGATGCAGTTACGAAGACTGACCGCTTTAGAGGCAGATAAGATAAGACTTGAACATGAGGATTTAGTTAAAAAAATAACAGATTTAAAAGATATTTTGAATAAGAAAGAAAGGGTATTTGAAATAACAAAAATAGAATTAAATGAAATAAAAGAAAAATATAATACCCAAAGAAGAACAGAGATTCTCGATCTTGGCGGAGGCCTTGAGGATATTGATTTAATTGCGAATGAAAGATCAGTTGTTTTGTTGACCGAGACAGGATATTTAAAGAGGATGCCTGTTAATGAATTTGAAGCAACAAGTCGAGGTACTAGAGGTAAAGCAGGAACGCGAAGCCAAGGAGAGGAAGAGGTGAAAAAATTTATTAGTTGTAATGACCATGACAGCCTTCTCCTTTTTAGTGATAGAGGTATTTCTTATGCTCTTCCTGCTTACAGAGTTCCTCAATGTAGTAGAACTGCAAAAGGGACACCTATTGTTCAATTGCTTCCAATTCCGCGTGAAGAAGCTATTACTTCATTGCTTTCTGTGAGTTCTTTTGATGATGAAAACTATTTATTGATGCTTACTAGAGGGGGGTATATAAAAAGGACACCTCTTTCAGCTTTTAGCAAGATCAGAGCAAATGGCCTAATTGCTATAGGTTTAGAGGATGGTGATGCTTTGACTTGGGTTCGACTGGCTGAGTCTGGAGATAGTGTTTTGATTGGTTCCAAAAATGGAATGACAATACATTTTAGATTAAATGATTCTGAATTACGCCCTTTAGGAAGATCAGCAAGAGGGGTCAAGTCAATGAATCTTAAGTCTGGAGATTCACTTGTAAGTATGGATGTTTTGTCTACTGAGTTGGCTGATCATGTTGATAAAAGTGAAGAAGATGAACTACATAGTGAATCATCAGAATCTGAAGGTCCTTGGGTACTTGTTGCCTCTGCAAGCGGACTAGGGAAAAGAGTTCCTATGACACAATTTCGCTTGCAAAAAAGAGCCGGAATGGGGTTAAGAGCTATAAAATTCAGGAAAGATGGAGATGAACTTGTAGGTTTAAGGGTTCTGGGTAAAGGAGAAGAATTATTATTAGTTAGTGAAAGAGGAGTAATTGTTAGAACTAGCGCAGATAAAATCTCTCAACAATCCAGAGCTGCAACCGGCGTAAGAATTCAAAAGCTTGATAATGGCGATAAGTTATCGGAGGTTGTTTTAGTTCCCCCAGAGCAAATTAATGATGATGATGAGAATCAATCATCATCAACTAAGGAATCAATAAATACTGATCCAACGTCAAAAAATTGA
- the crtL gene encoding lycopene beta cyclase, with product MKLNNVADVLVMGAGPAALCIAAELVQHGLDVQAIASKSPLEPWPNTYGIWASELESLNMQELLKYRWEDTVSFFGDGLGGKGNICTNHHLDYGLFNSINFQEALLERCNGLSWQLETVDNIDFRERETVVICTSGKKYFARLVIDASGYKTPFIRRPKHDQIAKQAAYGVVGKFSSAPVEKNRFVLMDFRSDHLNANELEEPPSFLYAMDLGDGSYFVEETSLACSPPISFESLKARLNLRLSNKGIQIDEIFHEEHCLFPMNLPLPYRDQPLLAFGGSASMVHPASGYLVGSLLRRAPSLASEIAKVIKKEPLMPTSQIAIRGWKTLWTNELVQRHRLYQFGLQRLMSFDETLLRSFFDTFFKLPKKDWFGYLTNTLPLPRLFIVMLKLFYIAPSKVRLGMTGLLINKREKI from the coding sequence TTGAAATTGAATAATGTCGCTGATGTATTAGTTATGGGAGCAGGACCTGCTGCTCTATGCATCGCTGCTGAGTTGGTTCAACACGGACTTGATGTTCAGGCGATAGCTTCTAAGTCTCCTTTAGAACCTTGGCCAAACACTTATGGGATTTGGGCATCTGAACTTGAGTCTTTAAATATGCAAGAACTATTGAAATATAGATGGGAAGATACTGTTAGCTTTTTTGGAGATGGATTAGGTGGAAAAGGTAATATTTGTACAAATCATCATCTTGATTACGGCCTCTTTAATTCAATTAATTTTCAGGAGGCTCTTCTTGAGAGATGTAATGGACTTTCTTGGCAACTAGAAACTGTTGATAATATTGATTTTAGAGAAAGAGAGACCGTTGTTATTTGTACTTCCGGAAAAAAATATTTTGCTAGGCTCGTTATTGATGCAAGTGGTTATAAAACCCCTTTTATCAGGAGGCCTAAGCATGATCAAATCGCTAAGCAAGCGGCATATGGGGTGGTTGGGAAATTTAGTTCTGCTCCTGTAGAGAAAAATCGTTTTGTATTGATGGATTTTAGATCAGACCATTTAAATGCCAATGAATTAGAGGAGCCACCTTCTTTCCTTTATGCTATGGACCTTGGAGATGGTAGTTATTTTGTAGAAGAAACATCTTTGGCTTGTTCACCTCCAATTTCATTTGAATCATTAAAAGCAAGATTAAATTTACGACTATCTAATAAAGGTATTCAAATAGACGAAATTTTCCATGAAGAACATTGTCTTTTTCCAATGAACTTGCCATTGCCTTATAGAGATCAACCCCTTTTGGCCTTTGGTGGCTCGGCCAGTATGGTTCATCCTGCTTCGGGATATCTTGTTGGATCCCTTTTAAGGAGAGCACCCTCATTAGCAAGTGAAATAGCAAAAGTAATTAAAAAAGAACCTCTTATGCCTACATCTCAGATAGCTATAAGAGGATGGAAAACCCTATGGACAAATGAATTAGTTCAAAGACATCGTCTTTATCAGTTTGGACTTCAAAGACTAATGAGCTTTGACGAAACTTTATTAAGATCTTTTTTTGATACTTTTTTTAAATTACCCAAAAAAGATTGGTTCGGATATTTAACTAATACGCTTCCTTTGCCAAGACTGTTTATTGTGATGCTCAAACTATTTTACATCGCCCCATCAAAGGTCAGGTTGGGAATGACTGGTTTACTTATAAACAAGCGTGAAAAAATTTAG
- the trxA gene encoding thioredoxin: protein MSTASAVTDSSFEQEVLQSDVPVLVDFWAPWCGPCRMVAPIVEEISKDFEGKIKVYKLNTDENPNVASQYGIRSIPTLMIFKGGQKVDTVVGAVPKATLSGTISKHL, encoded by the coding sequence ATGTCCACAGCTTCTGCAGTAACTGATTCCTCTTTCGAACAAGAAGTCCTCCAGAGCGATGTTCCTGTTTTGGTTGATTTTTGGGCACCTTGGTGCGGACCATGCAGAATGGTTGCTCCAATTGTCGAAGAGATCTCAAAAGACTTTGAAGGCAAAATAAAAGTTTACAAATTGAATACCGATGAGAATCCTAATGTTGCTAGTCAGTATGGGATAAGAAGCATCCCAACGCTGATGATCTTTAAAGGAGGTCAGAAAGTAGATACCGTTGTGGGAGCAGTCCCTAAAGCCACCCTCTCAGGAACAATTTCCAAACATCTCTAA
- a CDS encoding HDIG domain-containing metalloprotein: protein MAKLPSPQKIWRIWLGSQSPRRPILRWSATDKLGLLMVCLLVAIFSSYKLLAVPDLKPGDISQVNVIAPRDAKVIDTTDLKEKKQDLKESFVQSIDKNKSSDLEKTVSKKINILHTKKYNNFGIDFNEFNITKPEKDWILNVKDNEWEEWKEEIKNVSKKMLSQGIINTLALDQLNEASSLQLIDLGEKDSPNRTLGAKILSSSFHQKSNLKVDKLKTNILIENLINQEGINTINVKEGSIISRKGKPITSQEFDILEHFNKVSRSPRPLKWLITFSESMGSCGLLLMIMRREKPRLQARHGLLSLTLLLVVQLTKDWLGPIASPMQLILPPTLLLSQGIGTITSLAWMAAASLIWPSSLGESSEVRLIIACIAGSFIAFLGRRMRSRAQVLQIAVFIPFGALLGQWFILNQVIKENNIEFNNLSIDPNSLFNETIIISSILMVTILIIPILENTFGLLTRARLMELADQERPLLRRLSREAPGTFEHTLTILSLAEEGARVIGADVDLIRTGALYHDVGKLHAPNWFIENQKDGINPHDEIKNPYKSADILQAHVDEGLKLARKYRLPSPIADFIPEHQGTLKMGYFLHKARESDPSASDKRFRYKGPIPHSKETGILMLADGCEAALRALDSSSSDKDACKTVRKIIQSRQVDGQLEESSLTRAEIEIILRAFVSVWRRMRHRRLKYPSFNPR, encoded by the coding sequence TTGGCTAAATTACCCAGTCCACAAAAAATTTGGAGGATATGGTTAGGGAGTCAATCTCCCAGACGTCCAATACTTCGCTGGTCAGCCACTGACAAGTTAGGTCTACTAATGGTCTGTCTATTAGTAGCAATATTTTCAAGTTATAAGTTACTTGCTGTTCCGGATCTCAAACCTGGAGATATTTCTCAAGTCAATGTAATAGCCCCTAGAGATGCAAAGGTAATAGACACAACGGATTTAAAAGAAAAGAAACAAGACTTAAAAGAAAGTTTTGTACAATCAATAGACAAGAATAAATCAAGTGATTTAGAAAAGACTGTCTCCAAGAAAATCAATATACTTCATACAAAAAAATACAACAATTTTGGAATCGATTTCAATGAATTCAACATAACAAAGCCAGAGAAAGATTGGATATTAAATGTTAAAGATAATGAATGGGAAGAATGGAAAGAAGAGATCAAAAATGTTTCAAAAAAAATGCTTTCTCAGGGAATTATTAATACACTTGCACTTGATCAACTTAATGAAGCCTCTTCACTTCAATTAATAGATTTAGGTGAGAAAGATTCTCCAAATAGAACATTAGGTGCAAAAATATTATCAAGTAGTTTTCATCAAAAAAGTAATTTAAAAGTTGATAAACTAAAAACTAATATATTAATCGAAAATCTAATCAATCAAGAAGGTATAAACACAATAAATGTTAAAGAAGGCAGTATAATATCAAGAAAAGGTAAGCCAATAACTTCACAAGAGTTTGATATCCTAGAACATTTTAATAAAGTAAGTCGAAGTCCTAGGCCCTTAAAGTGGTTAATTACTTTCTCAGAATCCATGGGAAGTTGTGGATTACTTCTTATGATTATGAGAAGAGAAAAGCCTAGACTTCAGGCTAGGCATGGATTACTATCCTTAACTTTATTACTTGTAGTTCAACTAACAAAAGATTGGCTTGGGCCTATAGCAAGTCCAATGCAATTAATATTACCTCCCACTTTGCTTCTTTCTCAAGGGATAGGCACAATAACATCATTGGCTTGGATGGCTGCTGCTAGTCTGATTTGGCCATCATCTCTTGGTGAATCAAGTGAAGTCAGACTAATAATTGCTTGTATCGCTGGTTCATTTATTGCATTTTTAGGCAGAAGGATGAGAAGCCGAGCACAGGTTCTTCAAATAGCTGTATTTATTCCTTTTGGGGCATTATTAGGGCAATGGTTTATTCTTAATCAGGTAATTAAAGAAAATAATATAGAATTTAACAATCTATCTATTGATCCTAATTCTCTTTTTAATGAGACCATTATTATTAGTTCAATATTAATGGTAACAATATTAATTATTCCTATTCTAGAAAATACATTTGGATTACTTACTAGAGCAAGATTAATGGAACTTGCTGATCAAGAACGTCCTTTACTTCGCAGATTATCTAGAGAAGCTCCAGGGACGTTTGAACATACTTTAACAATTTTGAGCCTTGCCGAGGAAGGAGCAAGAGTCATTGGAGCTGATGTTGACTTAATAAGAACTGGGGCTCTCTACCATGATGTAGGGAAATTGCATGCTCCAAATTGGTTTATTGAAAATCAGAAAGATGGAATAAACCCACACGATGAAATAAAAAACCCATATAAAAGTGCCGATATTCTTCAAGCCCATGTCGATGAAGGATTGAAGCTTGCGAGGAAATATCGACTTCCATCTCCTATTGCTGATTTCATCCCAGAGCATCAAGGTACTTTAAAGATGGGATATTTTCTTCATAAAGCTAGAGAAAGTGATCCTTCTGCTTCTGATAAACGTTTTAGATATAAAGGCCCTATTCCTCATTCCAAAGAAACTGGAATACTCATGCTTGCAGATGGATGCGAAGCAGCATTAAGAGCTCTTGACTCTTCTTCTTCAGATAAAGATGCATGCAAAACAGTTAGAAAGATCATCCAATCTCGTCAGGTTGACGGTCAATTAGAAGAAAGTAGTTTAACGAGAGCAGAAATAGAAATAATTCTTAGAGCTTTTGTCTCTGTATGGAGGAGAATGCGTCACAGACGCTTAAAATACCCAAGCTTCAATCCAAGGTGA